From a region of the Podarcis muralis chromosome 16, rPodMur119.hap1.1, whole genome shotgun sequence genome:
- the IGSF9 gene encoding protein turtle homolog A isoform X5 has protein sequence MNWRLWIVRLALVCSSFAEAGTREAEPRAVIGRTGESAILGCDLLKPDEATPPLYVIEWVRFGFLLPIFIKFGLYSPRVDPEYVVPPTFQETPPAFIEVQDQKSLTLTCSAAGNPQPVVTWKRDNQAIESGDKVQVKNGSLVFAGVERASAGAYTCHATSEEGAITHTTRLLVQGPPVIVVPPQNVTVNITQDAFLACQAEAYPANLTYSWFQGDTNVFHLSHLQSRIRVLVDGSLLVQKTVPEDSGQYTCVPSNGLRRPPSASAFLTVLYPAQVIDMPPETLLPIGMQGTIRCPNKANPPLLFINWTKDGQPLELGKLPGWSTTPDGAIVIATSNDNAVGVYTCTPYNSYGSAGSSAPTRVLLKDPPTFSLRPKEEYFQEVGRELLIPCAARGDPLPVISWTKMGSKGLANAQVDKNNSLVLRPLTKEQHGLWECAANNGVARISTATTVYVLGTSPHTVANVSVLPLQQAVNITWEPGFDGGYFQRFSIWYTPLLKRFNRPHHDWVSLPVPVGASHVLVENLQPDTGYQFSVLAQNKLGSGPFSEIVTTVPLGFPTNTMPPNPSSTTSQIFLSPPQSLMANETTRGVLLLWEPPFQFSVALTGYTLELRQDQGGWEVLDGSISSSETQLLVPGLIKDAFYEFRLVAFAGSYISDPSNTVNVSTIGMEVYPSRTQLPELLPQPVLAGVIGGVCFLSTAVIFSTMAACIMNQRRAARLRKRRQVALRVISPLCSRDLPDPPTVFSPNKKLLPSQNSTGTASPDSVVKMKFQASPYQSLRRSLLWGEKASTSLGLNITSGNARNNSRYTLYESHVGEPLPLERICRGPDGRFVVQSEAPPRERLAAMLERYSLSLASSESSLGQLEPYLQVYSPPRPEEPVWQKSVPLRPKSASRSRREAKASGYRQGRYFDYSSSSPTEEAEPLCIVNISPVATMPYGATKQRAQTTTQSPEGHVDGPTTAASSSSSPPPSSPTCCKPPISQAHANTSAQSGILQYLSLPFFKEMNVDGDWPPEEEEEEEEEEEEEQPSKPALHEALGSTELTGLGDEDKTVCPAYMDTQANLDPAQVQALAKSLLRLPHANTGPAKAAFPGTSVCPSYLSSFSETPSPKEPGPWLEVLSPPQPPMDSRQAELAYTAIPSEPHWLDAAEELPESLPPERHKSPVAVALAGPLAEKLPRGSLTSQSSGRGSVSFLRPPSLAPSLAGSYLSSPFAEMTGWQSSSAGEECRLKKDPSVVAISKRRNTSVDENYEWDSEFALESDLLDALQLYRSGNPKRPVSTIAAQELEKQSSKTSSESSGSPSNSQSVGALDGSSSPVPLPSPEERCAALREEFLAYRRRREATQQRRQKVGSGRKPGDERFEQATLL, from the exons TTCCCCCCACCTTCCAGGAGACCCCGCCAGCTTTCATAGAAGTGCAAGACCAAAAGTCTCTCACGTTGACCTGCTCTGCAGCGGGAAACCCCCAGCCAGTCGTCACTTGGAAGAGAGACAACCAAGCCATAGAAAGTGGAGACAAGGTTCAG GTGAAGAATGGGAGCCTTGTCTTTGCCGGTGTGGAGCGGGCCAGCGCCGGGGCCTACACCTGCCACGCCACCAGTGAAGAGGGCGCCATCACCCACACAACCCGCCTGCTGGTGCAAG GGCCTCCGGTAATTGTGGTGCCCCCACAGAACGTCACTGTCAACATCACCCAAGATGCCTTCTTGGCCTGCCAAGCCGAGGCCTACCCTGCCAACCTCACGTATAGCTGGTTCCAGGGGGACACAAATGTTTTTCACCTCAG CCATCTCCAGTCCCGGATTCGCGTCTTGGTGGACGGGAGCCTCTTGGTACAGAAAACTGTCCCAGAGGATTCGGGACAATATACCTGTGTTCCTAGCAATGGGCTAAGGAGACCACCTTCTGCCTCAGCGTTCCTCACAGTTCTGT ATCCAGCACAAGTCATCGACATGCCCCCTGAGACTCTCCTGCCAATAGGGATGCAAGGCACCATCAGGTGCCCCAACAAGGCCAATCCTCCGCTGCTCTTCATCAACTGGACCAAAGACGGGCAGCCGCTGGAGTTAGGCAAG cTCCCAGGTTGGTCCACAACTCCCGATGGTGCCATTGTCATTGCCACAAGCAACGACAATGCCGTGGGTGTTTACACCTGCACCCCATACAACAGCTACGGCAGTGCTGGCTCCTCGGCACCTACGCGCGTTCTCCTGAAG gaccctcccACATTCAGCCTGCGCCCCAAGGAGGAGTATTTTCAGGAGGTGGGACGGGAACTGCTCATCCCCTGCGCTGCTAGAGGTGACCCCCTGCCCGTCATCTCTTGGACAAAG atggGCAGCAAGGGCTTAGCCAATGCCCAGGTAGACAAGAACAACAGTTTGGTCCTGCGCCCACTGACCAAGGAGCAGCACGGCTTATGGGAATGCGCCGCCAACAACGGTGTGGCCCGCATCAGCACTGCAACCACTGTCTACGTATTGG GCACCAGCCCCCACACAGTGGCCAATGTCTCGGTGCTGCCTCTCCAACAGGCTGTCAACATCACCTGGGAGCCAGGCTTTGACGGGGGCTACTTCCAGAGGTTCAGCATCTGGTATACGCCGCT GTTGAAACGCTTCAATCGCCCTCACCACGACTGGGTTTCACTGCCTGTGCCTGTTGGGGCCTCCCACGTCCTGGTGGAGAATCTGCAGCCAGATACTGGCTACCAGTTCAGTGTTTTGGCCCAGAACAAGCTGGGTAGCGGTCCCTTCAGTGAGATCGTCACCACCGTGCCACTAG gtttcCCAACAAACACCATGCCGCCCAACCCCTCATCTACGACCTCACAGATTTTTCTATCCCCACCTCAATCCCTGATGGCCAACGAGACCACGCGGGGGGTCCTCCTCCTGTGGGAGCCCCCATTCCAATTCTCTGTGGCTCTAACAGGCTACACCCTGGAGCTGCGACAAGACCAGGGGGGCTGGGAGGTTCTCGACGGATCCATTTCCAGCTCTGAGACGCAGCTCCTGGTGCCTGGGCTAATCAAG GACGCCTTCTATGAGTTCCGCCTGGTGGCCTTTGCTGGCAGCTACATCAGTGACCCCAGCAACACGGTCAATGTCTCCACAATAG GCATGGAGGTGTATCCCTCTCGCACCCAGCTCCCTGAGCTCCTGCCCCAGCCAGTGTTGGCAGGAGTGATTGGTGGGGTCTGCTTTCTCAGCACGGCTGTCATCTTCAGCACAATGGCGGCTTGCATCATGAACCAGAGGCGAGCTGCCCGTCTCCGCAAACGCAGGCAAG ttgctctCCGTGTGATTTCCCCTTTATGTTCTCGTGACCTTCCAGATCCACCAACCGTCTTCTCCCCCAACAAGAAGCTTCTGCCTTCACA AAATTCTACAGGCACTGCTAGCCCAGACAGCGTTGTGAAGATGAAATTCCAGGCCTCCCCGTATCAGAGCCTTCGCCGCTCCCTGCTGTGGGGGGAGAAAGCCAGCACCAGCTTAGGCCTCAACATCACCAGCGGCAATGCGAGGAACAACTCCAGATACACCCTCTACGAGAGCCACGTCGGGGAGCCGCTACCCCTGGAGCGCATCTGCCGCGGGCCCGACGGCCGCTTTGTGGTGCAGAGCGAAGCGCCGCCTCGGGAACGCTTGGCGGCCATGCTGGAACGCTATTCCCtgtccctggcttcttcagagaGCAGCCTGGGCCAGCTGGAGCCTTACCTGCAGGTCTACTCCCCCCCTAGGCCTGAAGAGCCCGTCTGGCAGAAAAGCGTCCCCCTGAGGCCCAAGAGCGCCAGCCGCTCCCGCCGCGAAGCCAAGGCCTCCGGCTACCGCCAGGGACGCTACTTcgactacagcagcagcagcccaacgGAGGAGGCCGAGCCCTTGTGCATTGTCAACATCAGCCCAGTGGCGACCATGCCGTATGGGGCTACCAAGCAGCGCGCCCAGACCACCACCCAGAGCCCCGAGGGGCACGTGGACGGGCCCACCACTGCCGCCTCCTCGTCTTCCTCGCCACCCCCTTCCTCGCCAACCTGCTGTAAGCCCCCGATCAGCCAAGCCCATGCAAATACCTCAGCCCAAAGTGGGATTCTGCAGTACTTGAGTCTCCCCTTTTTCAAGGAGATGAATGTGGATGGTGACTGgcctccagaggaggaggaggaggaagaagaagaggaggaagaggagcaaccTTCCAAACCAGCCCTCCATGAGGCTCTGGGCAGCACTGAACTCACTGGGTTGGGGGATGAGGACAAGACCGTGTGTCCAGCCTACATGGACACGCAAGCCAATCTAGACCCTGCTCAGGTACAGGCCTTGGCCAAATCTCTCCTCAGGCTCCCTCACGCCAACACGGGCCCGGCTAAGGCTGCCTTTCCCGGGACCTCGGTTTGCCCAAGTTACCTCAGTTCCTTTTCGGAAACGCCCTCACCCAAGGAACCAGGGCCTTGGTTGGAGGTGCTGTCGCCCCCTCAGCCCCCCATGGACAGCAGGCAGGCAGAGCTTGCCTACACAGCCATCCCCTCAGAGCCTCACTGGCTCGACGCAGCAGAggagctcccagagtctttgccCCCTGAGAGACATAAGTCGCCTGTCGCCGTTGCCCTGGCAGGGCCACTCGCCGAGAAGCTGCCGAGGGGCAGTCTGACCAGCCAGAGCAGCGGCCGAGGCAGCGTGTCCTTCCTGAGACCTCCCTCGCTGGCGCCGTCGCTGGCGGGTAGCTACCTCAGTTCCCCCTTTGCAGAAATGACCGGCTGGCAAAGCAGCTCCGCGGGAGAAGAATGCAGACTCAAAAAGGACCCTTCGGTGGTTGCCATCAGTAAAAG GAGGAACACATCTGTGGACGAGAACTATGAATGGGACTCTGAGTTCGCCCTGGAGTCTGACCTGCTGGATGCACTGCAGCTTTATAGGAGTGGGAACCCCAAAAGGCCGGTCTCCACCATCGCGGCACAGGAGTTGGAGAAGCAGa GCTCAAAGACCTCCAGCGAAAGCAGCGGCTCGCCCTCAAACTCCCAGTCAGTGGGTGCCTTAGATGGGTCCAGCTCCCCGGTGCCCTTGCCCAGCCCTGAGGAGCGCTGTGCCGCCCTGCGCGAAGAATTTCTGGCTTACCGCCGGCGCCGGGAGGCCACTCAGCAACGCCGCCAGAAGGTGGGCTCTGGCCGGAAGCCGGGGGACGAGCGGTTCGAGCAGGCCACCTTGTTGTGA